The Longimicrobiaceae bacterium genome includes a region encoding these proteins:
- a CDS encoding UDP-N-acetylmuramoyl-L-alanyl-D-glutamate--2,6-diaminopimelate ligase, which translates to MARSVPLSQIAERLEREGLLAGVRGGLLDEVNVDDLSSDSRQIGPGWLFCAVSGTTGDGHRFLPDVAAKGAAGATVERASEEVDLRQIQVTDGRLAASYAAAEFFGDPWNELALVGITGTNGKTTTAAILRHLLSTRMPAASIGTLGAVGPDGKVVEGTEGLTTPGPVDLARWLRGLADDGVRGVAMEVSSHALHQGRAAAARFDAALFTNLTRDHLDYHATMEEYREAKLGLVGLLKPGAAAVLNADDPAWDSVDAPRIVRFGIDRPADVRALDVRVGEGGMEWTLETPDGSAPVALPLFGGYNVANSLGAAAALWSMGWKADEIAAGLATLPQVPGRLERVVGPPDAVTTLVDYAHTPDALERALLAVRPLVRGRLIVVFGAGGDRDKGKRPEMGRVAAALADLAIVTSDNPRTEDPEAIADDIERGMGDAPRVRLTDRREAIAHALNEGGRDDLVLLAGKGHETYQIRGTEKLPFDEREVIRELLAGRKTFAAEREG; encoded by the coding sequence ATGGCGCGCTCCGTTCCTCTCTCGCAGATCGCGGAGCGCCTGGAGCGCGAAGGGCTGCTCGCGGGCGTCCGCGGCGGGCTGCTGGACGAGGTGAACGTGGACGACCTCTCGTCCGACTCGCGGCAGATCGGCCCCGGCTGGCTCTTCTGCGCCGTGAGCGGGACGACGGGAGATGGGCACCGCTTCCTCCCCGACGTGGCCGCGAAAGGCGCCGCGGGGGCGACGGTTGAGCGTGCGTCGGAGGAGGTCGATCTCCGGCAGATCCAGGTGACGGACGGTCGATTGGCGGCCTCGTACGCGGCGGCGGAGTTCTTCGGCGACCCGTGGAACGAGCTGGCTCTGGTCGGCATCACCGGCACGAACGGGAAGACCACGACGGCGGCCATCCTCCGCCATCTCCTGTCCACGCGGATGCCCGCCGCTTCGATCGGCACGCTGGGCGCCGTGGGGCCGGACGGGAAGGTGGTCGAGGGGACGGAGGGGCTGACGACGCCCGGGCCGGTGGACCTCGCCCGCTGGCTGCGTGGGCTGGCGGATGACGGCGTGCGCGGCGTGGCGATGGAGGTCTCGTCGCACGCGCTGCACCAGGGCCGGGCGGCGGCGGCGCGGTTCGACGCGGCGCTGTTCACGAACCTCACGCGCGACCACCTGGACTACCACGCGACGATGGAGGAGTACCGCGAGGCGAAGCTGGGCCTCGTCGGCCTCCTCAAGCCCGGCGCCGCCGCCGTGCTCAACGCCGACGATCCCGCGTGGGACTCGGTAGATGCGCCGCGCATCGTCCGCTTCGGCATCGACCGCCCGGCAGATGTGCGGGCGCTGGACGTCCGCGTGGGCGAGGGCGGGATGGAGTGGACGCTGGAGACGCCGGACGGCTCGGCGCCCGTCGCGCTCCCCCTCTTCGGCGGCTACAACGTGGCGAACTCGCTGGGCGCCGCCGCCGCGCTGTGGAGCATGGGCTGGAAGGCGGACGAGATCGCCGCCGGGCTCGCCACGCTGCCGCAGGTCCCCGGCCGCCTGGAGCGCGTGGTCGGCCCGCCGGACGCGGTGACGACGCTGGTCGATTACGCGCACACGCCCGATGCGCTGGAGCGCGCGCTGCTCGCCGTTCGCCCCCTGGTCCGGGGCCGCCTGATCGTCGTCTTCGGGGCGGGCGGGGACCGCGACAAGGGGAAACGTCCGGAGATGGGACGCGTCGCCGCGGCCCTTGCGGACCTCGCCATCGTGACCTCCGACAACCCCCGCACCGAGGACCCGGAAGCCATCGCCGACGACATCGAACGCGGCATGGGAGATGCACCGCGCGTCCGGCTTACCGATCGCAGGGAGGCCATCGCCCACGCCCTCAACGAAGGGGGCCGGGACGACCTCGTCCTGCTCGCGGGCAAGGGCCACGAGACCTACCAGATCCGCGGCACCGAGAAGCTTCCGTTCGACGAGCGGGAGGTGATTCGCGAACTCCTTGCCGGGCGGAAAACATTTGCAGCGGAACGGGAGGGGTAG